In Leptolyngbya sp. 'hensonii', the following are encoded in one genomic region:
- a CDS encoding tetratricopeptide repeat protein produces the protein MNFEEAFKVADAAIFARTGKHLTDAETVVLQGSWQDQSYDELAKASNYSARYLRQDVGPKLWRSLSEALGEEVSKTNFRSALERCAQQHLERVQILSEPVAIPPTADTNFVGREKAIADLELLVRQGARMILIQGEGGVGKTTLAHRYLDMQPCEVCLELWMAMEVRNLSPAESVVEEWLRRDFNEDPGREFGVNLERLRRILQSRRVCILIDNLEPALDRNGKFLDNHRPYLDLFRMLADPGGQSITLITSRERLGESGVGLQSYVLEGLDEPAWQKFFANRGIATETPALQALWKAHAGNAKAMQILIGVIQADYEGEIEAYWQDNHSDLLIERELSDLVASQFNRLQQLDPDAYELLCRLGCYRYQDIPSLPIEGLFCLLWDVPEAQRRRVIKSLQDRFLIEARKGKYWLHPVIQAEARARLQSSSDWAIVNQRAATFWTESVQRVETIEDAVRAFEAYYHYVNIEDFERAADVILKKRDSKLAGADRLGRSFYKLGLLRQMIAAINLLISHIYSEYYLGGLYSILGVLYRLSGNIHRAIECHEESARIAHICLESSFQMDEKKDVKSSLNSWQTGALLNIGLCKLELWELQEAAQVFERLKSLSKDLEYYRSSTDFYYSFLKSCLGLTEEARTFAERMFHELESLEKPRWITEYRLVFLGQTLYNLGDIEKARLTYEKAIFYAQATYHTQVKAKALCGLAQVHRHRQDFATALPKHAEAISLLDQIGAKCDLAEAYYQLGLTYLEMANLELAQEKFAIAIRIFEKIKAPKQVEKVKQSSRGLPH, from the coding sequence ATGAACTTTGAAGAAGCATTCAAAGTTGCAGACGCTGCAATCTTTGCCAGAACTGGAAAACATCTAACTGACGCTGAAACAGTTGTTCTTCAGGGCTCCTGGCAGGACCAGAGTTATGACGAACTGGCTAAGGCTTCCAACTATTCAGCCCGGTATCTCAGACAAGATGTCGGACCGAAACTCTGGCGATCGCTCTCTGAGGCTCTGGGAGAAGAGGTCAGTAAGACGAATTTTCGTTCGGCTCTAGAACGATGTGCCCAACAGCACCTGGAAAGGGTCCAGATTCTTTCGGAACCCGTTGCCATTCCTCCTACCGCAGACACCAACTTTGTCGGGCGGGAAAAAGCGATCGCGGACCTGGAACTTCTGGTTCGGCAAGGAGCCCGTATGATTCTGATTCAGGGGGAAGGGGGTGTGGGCAAAACAACCCTGGCCCATCGATATCTGGATATGCAACCCTGTGAGGTCTGTCTGGAGCTGTGGATGGCCATGGAAGTTCGCAATCTCTCCCCTGCCGAAAGTGTGGTAGAAGAATGGCTGCGTCGGGACTTTAATGAAGATCCGGGTCGGGAATTTGGTGTCAACCTGGAGCGATTGCGCCGGATTTTACAGAGTCGCCGCGTTTGCATTTTAATTGACAACCTGGAACCGGCCCTCGATCGTAACGGTAAGTTTCTCGACAACCATCGTCCTTACCTGGATCTGTTCCGGATGCTGGCGGATCCAGGGGGGCAATCCATCACCCTGATCACCAGCCGGGAGCGCCTGGGGGAATCGGGGGTTGGCCTGCAGTCCTATGTGCTGGAAGGGCTGGATGAACCTGCCTGGCAGAAATTTTTTGCCAATCGGGGGATTGCTACCGAGACCCCAGCGCTCCAGGCCCTGTGGAAAGCCCATGCCGGGAATGCCAAGGCCATGCAAATTCTGATTGGGGTGATCCAGGCTGATTATGAGGGTGAAATTGAGGCTTACTGGCAGGATAATCACAGCGATTTGCTGATCGAGCGGGAGTTGAGCGATCTGGTGGCCAGCCAGTTCAACCGTCTGCAACAACTGGATCCAGATGCCTACGAGCTCCTCTGCCGTCTGGGGTGCTACCGCTATCAGGATATTCCCTCCCTGCCGATCGAGGGCCTGTTCTGTCTGCTCTGGGATGTGCCTGAAGCCCAACGCCGACGAGTGATTAAATCCTTGCAGGATCGCTTTCTGATTGAAGCCCGAAAAGGGAAATATTGGCTCCATCCTGTGATTCAAGCGGAAGCCAGGGCACGCTTGCAGTCAAGCTCTGACTGGGCGATCGTGAACCAGCGGGCCGCCACCTTTTGGACTGAAAGCGTGCAGCGGGTAGAAACCATAGAGGATGCGGTGCGGGCCTTTGAAGCCTACTACCACTATGTGAACATCGAGGATTTTGAGCGAGCTGCCGATGTAATTTTGAAAAAGCGGGATTCTAAACTGGCGGGGGCCGATCGGTTGGGCCGATCTTTTTATAAATTAGGTCTCCTCCGCCAAATGATTGCAGCCATTAATTTACTCATTTCCCATATTTATTCTGAATATTATTTAGGGGGCTTATACAGCATTTTAGGGGTGTTATATCGACTCTCCGGTAATATTCATCGGGCGATTGAGTGCCATGAAGAATCAGCCCGAATTGCCCATATTTGTCTGGAATCCTCATTTCAGATGGATGAAAAAAAGGATGTTAAATCCAGTTTAAATAGCTGGCAAACTGGAGCCCTATTAAACATCGGCTTGTGTAAGCTGGAACTCTGGGAATTACAAGAAGCAGCCCAGGTTTTTGAACGACTAAAATCTCTCTCCAAAGATCTGGAATATTATCGATCTTCCACTGATTTTTACTATTCGTTTTTAAAGTCCTGCCTGGGATTGACCGAGGAAGCTCGTACTTTTGCAGAGCGGATGTTTCATGAACTGGAGAGTTTGGAAAAGCCTCGCTGGATCACCGAATACCGCCTGGTATTTTTAGGGCAAACTCTGTATAACCTGGGGGATATAGAAAAAGCACGTCTGACCTATGAAAAAGCTATTTTCTATGCTCAGGCAACTTACCACACTCAAGTAAAAGCGAAAGCCCTTTGTGGTCTGGCTCAAGTGCATCGGCACCGGCAGGATTTTGCCACGGCCTTGCCCAAACATGCGGAGGCTATCAGTCTGCTGGATCAGATCGGAGCCAAGTGCGATCTGGCTGAGGCTTATTATCAGCTTGGCCTCACCTATCTGGAAATGGCCAATCTGGAGTTAGCGCAAGAGAAGTTTGCGATCGCTATCCGCATTTTTGAGAAGATCAAGGCCCCCAAACAGGTCGAAAAGGTAAAACAGTCCAGCAGGGGATTACCACACTAG
- a CDS encoding NfeD family protein produces MQVNLIQTFYNLLKSSDRDFTDPRLNNWQGEAMVEEAILPGHVGRVRFQGSWWPARCEHNLILGCGGVVRVIGIENITLLVEP; encoded by the coding sequence ATGCAAGTTAACCTAATTCAGACCTTCTACAACTTACTTAAATCTAGCGATAGGGATTTTACTGATCCCCGGTTAAATAACTGGCAGGGTGAAGCCATGGTGGAGGAAGCCATTTTACCCGGTCACGTGGGCCGAGTCCGATTCCAGGGAAGTTGGTGGCCAGCCCGATGTGAACATAATCTGATCCTGGGGTGTGGAGGCGTTGTTCGAGTGATTGGGATTGAAAATATCACCTTGTTGGTAGAACCCTAG